A section of the Armatimonadota bacterium genome encodes:
- a CDS encoding RsmG family class I SAM-dependent methyltransferase, translating into MDWISAVSELGLSLSPEQISMFSVFQGDLYDRNQVMNLTRVSPEECGIRHFLDSLLLSSLIGDGQRVVDIGCGPGFPSWPLACARPDLKVTALDSSGKMLGFLARHPLSNLEIVNDRAESWGRREKFDVATGRAVAPLGIQLELSAPVVRIGGLVIPMRTPNDGFELSSLKELGLELVSFETQMLPGTDIERVFPIYKKVASTPRKFPRDWATIRKKPLA; encoded by the coding sequence GTGGATTGGATTTCGGCGGTTTCTGAGCTTGGTTTGAGTCTTTCGCCGGAGCAAATTTCGATGTTCTCTGTTTTTCAAGGGGACCTGTACGACCGGAATCAGGTGATGAACCTCACCCGCGTTTCGCCTGAAGAGTGCGGTATTCGCCACTTTCTGGATTCGCTGTTGCTGTCTTCCTTGATTGGGGACGGCCAGCGAGTCGTTGACATCGGTTGCGGCCCCGGATTCCCTTCGTGGCCACTCGCTTGCGCGCGACCTGATCTGAAGGTAACTGCGCTCGATTCAAGCGGCAAAATGCTCGGGTTTTTGGCTCGGCATCCATTGTCGAATCTCGAGATTGTCAATGATCGCGCAGAATCGTGGGGTCGGAGAGAGAAGTTCGATGTGGCCACGGGACGCGCAGTTGCCCCACTTGGAATCCAGCTCGAGCTCTCTGCTCCAGTTGTCCGAATCGGTGGACTCGTGATTCCGATGCGGACTCCGAACGATGGCTTCGAGCTGTCTTCTCTGAAAGAATTGGGGCTCGAGCTGGTTTCCTTCGAAACGCAAATGTTGCCGGGAACGGATATCGAACGGGTGTTTCCGATCTACAAAAAAGTCGCCTCAACCCCAAGGAAGTTCCCTCGGGATTGGGCGACCATTCGAAAAAAGCCGTTAGCTTAA
- a CDS encoding alpha/beta hydrolase, protein MLTAAIAAVTIRLWEGDAPYATGKGENDIPTLTEFLPKKSSKTAVVVCPGGAYWVLADHEGKDYAEYLAMNGVAAYVLRYRLGQYGYRHPAMLADAQRAIRKVRSLGYTTVGIMGSSAGGHLAGTAAVHHAMKTYEPDKEVNLEAGPKIAAIDSLSARPDFAILCYPVTSFDKPYGHEFSGKQLLGDKPNRKLMDLMNLPKQINKDTSPTFLWHTQEDDGVPPQNSELFAAALRKAGVECEYHIFEKGKHGIGLADKAPYKNAHPWASNLIFWLRQHGWAPK, encoded by the coding sequence ATGCTTACAGCAGCAATAGCGGCGGTGACTATCCGGCTCTGGGAGGGCGATGCCCCTTATGCAACCGGCAAAGGCGAGAACGACATCCCGACTTTAACCGAGTTCCTGCCGAAAAAGTCGTCCAAAACTGCTGTCGTTGTTTGCCCTGGCGGAGCCTACTGGGTTCTGGCCGACCATGAAGGTAAAGACTATGCCGAGTACCTCGCCATGAACGGAGTTGCCGCCTACGTTCTCCGCTACCGCCTTGGTCAATACGGATACCGCCACCCCGCTATGCTTGCTGACGCCCAACGAGCGATCCGAAAAGTGCGTTCATTGGGTTACACAACGGTTGGAATCATGGGCTCCTCCGCGGGCGGACACCTGGCTGGAACTGCGGCTGTCCACCACGCGATGAAGACTTACGAGCCGGACAAGGAAGTCAACCTCGAAGCGGGTCCGAAGATTGCGGCCATCGACTCCCTCTCAGCACGACCCGACTTCGCCATCCTCTGCTATCCCGTCACTTCGTTTGACAAGCCTTACGGCCACGAGTTTTCGGGCAAGCAGCTTCTCGGCGACAAGCCGAATCGGAAGCTGATGGACCTCATGAATCTTCCCAAACAGATCAATAAGGACACCTCGCCAACCTTTCTTTGGCACACTCAGGAGGATGACGGGGTCCCTCCACAAAACTCAGAACTCTTCGCCGCTGCCCTGCGAAAAGCGGGAGTAGAGTGTGAATATCACATCTTCGAAAAGGGGAAGCACGGGATCGGGCTCGCAGACAAAGCACCCTATAAAAATGCCCACCCGTGGGCAAGCAACCTGATCTTCTGGTTGCGTCAGCACGGATGGGCTCCGAAGTAG
- a CDS encoding DUF5665 domain-containing protein: MDEQKTELQEAIERLTTQVEAQNKLLKEFVDSQTHFGKRLVAGLWTGLGTVLGATVVVSLLVVMLKPLAEVDWVGPIVNRVIDSLDRRRPVSEPPPAAQKTELKQVPTQNP; the protein is encoded by the coding sequence GTGGACGAGCAGAAAACGGAACTTCAAGAAGCGATTGAGCGGCTAACCACTCAGGTTGAGGCTCAGAACAAGTTGCTGAAGGAGTTTGTCGACAGTCAGACCCACTTTGGAAAAAGGCTGGTTGCGGGGCTGTGGACCGGTCTTGGCACTGTGCTCGGTGCGACCGTTGTCGTGTCGCTACTCGTCGTCATGCTGAAGCCTTTAGCTGAAGTCGATTGGGTTGGACCGATTGTGAACCGAGTCATCGACTCCTTAGATCGCCGCCGCCCAGTCAGCGAGCCTCCGCCAGCCGCGCAAAAGACGGAGCTGAAGCAGGTTCCAACACAGAACCCCTAG
- a CDS encoding AtpZ/AtpI family protein, producing the protein MVEDNDVSEVPSDDDIQARFDAIKAKLEPIAENPELDARVEAFLGQEPIAKVPTEIELEAERVAAKLNGLDERLNSAKQTYQNTKPKPNSVSGGLDQKTALGMGLGLSMAYTIIGAPLVGYGLGLLINKLTGNPGWHIWTTLIFSVIAIAWVAMIGAKTNDRL; encoded by the coding sequence ATGGTCGAAGACAACGACGTTTCGGAAGTTCCTTCGGACGATGACATTCAGGCAAGGTTTGATGCGATCAAAGCCAAGCTCGAGCCAATTGCTGAGAATCCAGAGCTGGATGCTCGCGTTGAAGCCTTCCTCGGCCAAGAACCAATTGCGAAGGTTCCCACCGAGATAGAACTCGAGGCAGAGCGCGTTGCCGCCAAACTGAACGGACTCGATGAACGGCTTAACTCCGCCAAGCAGACCTATCAGAACACTAAGCCTAAACCTAATTCCGTCTCGGGGGGGCTTGACCAGAAAACTGCACTCGGAATGGGCCTTGGACTCTCGATGGCGTACACCATCATCGGTGCCCCACTGGTCGGCTATGGCTTAGGGTTGCTCATCAACAAACTCACTGGCAATCCCGGATGGCATATCTGGACGACTCTGATTTTCAGTGTGATTGCGATTGCCTGGGTTGCGATGATCGGGGCAAAAACTAACGATCGTCTATGA
- a CDS encoding F0F1 ATP synthase subunit A encodes MTDLSQLSGISIANTQVSFLGWAVYFTIVLLVIGFFVQSALKGYNGRVFKTGPARMAEQLYLFLENMAVGAIGSHGRKYLPMLATFWMIIFVSNVVALFMPASPTTVLGFNFGLALCSIGYVQYEGIKANGLIGHVSHFAGPKLGLALLPITLMIFLIEIFSEIMKNISLSIRIFANMSGGHAAVESMNKLGEPAFLPLGEFLLPLKVLTCLVQALIFTLLTCVYLGLVTHHDHGDEAHAH; translated from the coding sequence ATGACGGACCTTAGCCAACTCAGTGGGATCTCCATCGCGAACACTCAAGTGTCGTTCCTAGGATGGGCGGTTTACTTCACAATTGTCTTGCTCGTCATCGGGTTTTTCGTCCAGAGCGCACTGAAAGGTTACAACGGTCGAGTCTTCAAAACCGGACCGGCCCGAATGGCTGAGCAGCTTTATCTCTTCCTAGAGAACATGGCGGTTGGGGCGATTGGTTCCCACGGTCGCAAGTATCTTCCAATGCTCGCAACATTTTGGATGATCATCTTTGTGAGCAACGTGGTTGCTCTCTTCATGCCAGCTTCTCCGACGACCGTTCTCGGTTTCAACTTCGGCCTTGCGCTCTGTTCGATTGGCTATGTTCAGTACGAAGGCATCAAGGCTAACGGGCTGATTGGACACGTTTCTCACTTTGCTGGTCCAAAGCTTGGACTCGCACTTCTGCCGATCACCCTCATGATCTTCCTCATCGAGATTTTCTCGGAGATCATGAAGAACATTTCGCTTTCGATCCGTATCTTCGCAAACATGAGTGGGGGCCACGCGGCGGTTGAGTCGATGAACAAGCTTGGCGAACCCGCTTTCCTTCCTCTCGGCGAATTCCTCCTTCCGCTCAAGGTTCTCACCTGCCTTGTCCAAGCCCTGATCTTTACGCTTCTCACCTGCGTTTATCTCGGGCTGGTCACGCATCACGACCACGGGGACGAAGCTCACGCGCACTAA
- a CDS encoding ATP synthase F0 subunit C, which translates to MSMIGLGLAILGVGLGLGMIGNGALQGMSRQPEAIGKLQVQMLIALAFVELMGFLTIFATSGFVGK; encoded by the coding sequence ATGAGTATGATCGGTCTCGGTCTCGCGATCCTGGGCGTCGGCCTGGGCCTCGGCATGATTGGTAATGGTGCGCTACAAGGTATGTCGCGACAACCAGAAGCAATTGGTAAGCTGCAGGTTCAGATGCTGATCGCTCTGGCATTCGTCGAGCTAATGGGCTTCTTGACCATCTTCGCTACCAGCGGATTTGTCGGCAAGTAA
- the atpF gene encoding F0F1 ATP synthase subunit B, with translation MAEQQSSSKGSALPGIIIGAILMVGGVYLDKVLHVAHEAGAAEHAGGEHAGQWTVPFLNKLDEMGLPLNPGITLATIGVLLIVMPAIKYFYTNPLKNAIDERNHNLESTFNEVETLRNEMTSMKGDYEKRIATTEAEAREKINAQIKEAQSLRQSLMAEAAAKSDALVKQAQEEISSEKAKVLGELRNHVTDLSLTAAEKVVGANMDTAANRKLVADFIADLEVKA, from the coding sequence ATGGCTGAACAGCAATCATCATCGAAAGGAAGCGCCCTGCCGGGAATCATCATTGGAGCAATCCTGATGGTTGGCGGTGTGTACCTCGATAAAGTTCTGCACGTCGCTCACGAAGCAGGCGCGGCTGAGCATGCTGGTGGCGAGCACGCTGGGCAGTGGACGGTTCCGTTCCTGAACAAGCTTGACGAGATGGGTCTACCGCTGAACCCGGGGATCACCCTGGCGACCATCGGTGTTCTCCTTATCGTTATGCCCGCGATCAAGTACTTCTACACCAACCCGCTTAAAAACGCCATCGACGAGCGAAATCACAACCTCGAATCTACATTTAACGAAGTCGAGACTCTCCGAAACGAGATGACTTCGATGAAGGGCGACTACGAGAAGCGGATCGCTACGACCGAGGCAGAAGCTCGCGAGAAGATCAACGCACAGATCAAGGAAGCTCAATCGCTTCGACAGAGCCTGATGGCAGAGGCGGCGGCGAAATCCGACGCACTCGTCAAGCAAGCTCAAGAAGAGATTTCATCCGAGAAGGCAAAAGTTCTCGGCGAACTGCGAAACCATGTCACCGACCTCTCGCTAACCGCAGCTGAGAAAGTCGTTGGCGCAAACATGGACACCGCAGCCAACCGAAAGCTCGTCGCTGATTTCATCGCCGACCTCGAGGTGAAGGCTTAA
- the atpH gene encoding ATP synthase F1 subunit delta — protein MAGDRVAKRYAQAAFEAAKNAKSVEIVGADLAGLQAALTGNGDLRAFLLSPNRGRDEKIALFEQALGEKVTALTSNLVKLMLEKRREEELLTIGDEFLTLRRAHEGIVHITVTSAIELTDSEKKQIVEKVSAKLGRKSEAEFAVDPTLVGGVKVAYDNFVIDGSVKGSLKRLRESLRQDNLKQA, from the coding sequence GTGGCTGGAGATCGCGTCGCAAAACGGTACGCCCAAGCAGCTTTTGAAGCTGCGAAAAATGCGAAGTCCGTCGAAATCGTCGGCGCCGATCTGGCTGGCCTGCAGGCCGCCCTCACCGGAAACGGTGACCTCCGTGCTTTCCTTCTTAGCCCCAACCGGGGTCGAGACGAAAAGATCGCCCTCTTCGAGCAAGCACTTGGCGAAAAAGTGACCGCTCTGACGAGCAACCTTGTCAAGCTGATGCTTGAAAAGCGACGCGAAGAAGAGCTACTTACCATCGGCGACGAGTTCTTGACGCTTCGAAGAGCCCACGAAGGCATCGTTCACATCACTGTGACCAGTGCCATCGAGCTAACGGACAGCGAGAAGAAGCAGATCGTCGAGAAAGTGAGCGCAAAACTCGGGCGCAAGTCCGAAGCAGAATTTGCCGTTGATCCCACCCTTGTTGGTGGTGTGAAAGTGGCATACGACAATTTCGTCATTGACGGCAGCGTCAAGGGATCGCTTAAGCGACTCCGAGAATCGCTCCGACAAGACAACCTGAAACAGGCATAA
- the atpA gene encoding F0F1 ATP synthase subunit alpha: MAIRPEEITDILRKQLESFDKSAKTDHVGTVIQVGDGIARVHGLPDCQMGELLEFPNGVVGLALNLEEDSVGAVLIGDDTSIMEGDPVKETGKIIQVPTGKALLGRVVNALGQPIDNKGPIVTDTYQRLETMAPGVVDRQPVTEPLQTGIKAIDAMIPVGRGQRELVIGDRQTGKTAICIDTIINQKSTHEPGGSPVYCIYVACGQKASNVARVVKTLEENGALEYTTIVLASASDSNAEQYLAPFAGAAIGEFYRDNGMHALVIYDDLTKQAQAYRAVSLLLRRPPGREAYPGDVFYLHSRLLERAAKVSDARGGGSLTALPIIETQSGDVSAYIPTNVISITDGQIYLEPDLFFAGVRPAINVGISVSRVGGNAQIKAMKSVAGKLKLEMAQYRDVAAFAQFASDLDRSTQLQLIRGQRLTELLKQDLVSPVDVVDQIIAIFAGSQGVLDELTNEQVKPFEAGLLKFMHEKYSQVVESIRTSKAISKEAEDQLKAGIAEYAASFGK; this comes from the coding sequence ATGGCCATCCGACCAGAAGAGATTACAGACATCCTCCGCAAGCAACTTGAGTCATTCGACAAGTCTGCGAAGACCGACCACGTTGGCACCGTTATCCAAGTTGGAGACGGTATCGCTCGCGTTCATGGCCTTCCGGACTGCCAAATGGGTGAGCTCCTTGAGTTCCCTAACGGCGTCGTTGGCCTTGCGCTCAACCTCGAAGAGGATTCGGTTGGAGCCGTTCTTATCGGCGACGACACCTCGATCATGGAAGGCGACCCCGTTAAGGAAACCGGAAAGATCATCCAGGTTCCGACCGGAAAGGCTCTCCTTGGTCGCGTTGTGAACGCGCTTGGTCAACCGATCGATAACAAGGGACCAATCGTTACCGACACCTATCAGCGACTTGAGACCATGGCTCCGGGCGTTGTTGATCGACAGCCCGTTACCGAGCCTCTCCAGACCGGTATCAAAGCTATCGATGCGATGATCCCAGTTGGACGAGGTCAGCGAGAACTCGTTATCGGTGACCGACAGACCGGTAAAACCGCGATCTGTATCGACACGATCATCAACCAGAAGTCGACTCACGAGCCAGGCGGCTCGCCGGTCTACTGCATCTACGTTGCTTGTGGACAGAAGGCTTCTAACGTCGCCCGAGTTGTCAAGACCCTCGAAGAGAACGGCGCGCTGGAGTACACCACCATCGTTCTTGCTTCCGCTTCCGACTCGAACGCTGAGCAGTATCTTGCTCCGTTCGCTGGTGCAGCAATCGGCGAGTTCTACCGAGACAACGGCATGCACGCTCTGGTTATCTACGATGACCTTACCAAGCAGGCACAGGCTTACCGCGCTGTTTCGCTCCTTCTCCGTCGCCCGCCAGGACGAGAAGCTTATCCGGGAGACGTTTTCTACCTTCACTCACGCCTTCTGGAGCGAGCGGCTAAGGTGTCCGACGCTCGTGGCGGCGGATCGCTGACGGCTCTACCAATCATCGAAACCCAAAGCGGCGACGTTTCGGCTTACATTCCGACCAACGTTATCTCGATCACTGACGGTCAGATCTACCTTGAGCCCGACCTCTTCTTTGCTGGCGTTCGCCCGGCAATTAACGTTGGTATCTCTGTTAGCCGTGTTGGTGGAAACGCGCAAATCAAGGCGATGAAGTCGGTTGCTGGAAAGCTGAAGCTCGAAATGGCTCAGTACCGCGACGTTGCTGCCTTCGCGCAGTTCGCTTCGGACCTTGACCGATCAACCCAGCTTCAGCTCATCCGAGGCCAGCGCCTTACCGAGCTGCTCAAGCAGGATCTCGTTTCGCCAGTTGACGTTGTTGATCAGATCATCGCGATCTTCGCTGGTTCGCAGGGCGTTCTTGACGAACTGACCAACGAGCAGGTCAAGCCGTTCGAAGCCGGACTTCTCAAGTTCATGCACGAGAAGTACAGTCAGGTTGTTGAGTCAATCCGAACTTCCAAGGCGATCAGCAAGGAAGCCGAGGATCAGCTCAAGGCCGGAATCGCAGAATACGCAGCATCTTTCGGAAAATAA
- the atpG gene encoding ATP synthase F1 subunit gamma has translation MATLKQIRQRIRAAKNIQQITKAMKLVAAARLKKATDRVLEARPYADKLKDIMTSMSASGALPPHSLLTNREVQNILVIVMTSDRGLAGGFNTSILRKGTEFAKQNEGKGVKILGYGKKANIFFAKRGYDMVETFSAPSAGARLEDAIAITKKARTMFESGEVDAVWVIYSKFVSAVKQIPTVVQLLPIEAPSDVETSGGEVAFEPSADVVLDILLPRYFQTLVWQSMLESTASEFGARMSAMTAATDSAGKMIHTLTLKANRERQAAITKEILEVVGGAEALNG, from the coding sequence ATGGCAACGCTCAAGCAGATTCGTCAGCGCATCCGCGCCGCTAAGAACATCCAGCAAATCACGAAAGCGATGAAGCTGGTTGCCGCCGCGCGCCTCAAGAAGGCGACGGATCGGGTTTTGGAAGCTCGACCTTACGCCGACAAGCTCAAGGACATCATGACCAGCATGTCGGCGTCGGGCGCTTTGCCTCCGCACTCATTGCTGACCAACCGCGAAGTCCAGAACATTCTCGTCATCGTCATGACCTCCGACCGAGGCCTGGCGGGTGGCTTCAACACCTCGATTCTTCGAAAAGGAACCGAGTTTGCGAAGCAGAATGAGGGCAAGGGCGTTAAGATTCTTGGCTACGGTAAGAAGGCTAACATCTTCTTCGCAAAGCGCGGCTATGACATGGTCGAAACCTTCTCGGCTCCTTCGGCCGGAGCTCGACTTGAGGACGCTATTGCGATCACCAAGAAGGCTCGGACGATGTTCGAGTCGGGCGAGGTTGATGCGGTTTGGGTCATTTACTCCAAGTTTGTCTCTGCTGTAAAGCAGATTCCAACTGTCGTTCAGTTGCTTCCAATCGAAGCTCCTTCGGACGTTGAGACGTCTGGCGGTGAAGTAGCTTTCGAACCATCTGCGGATGTCGTCCTTGACATCCTCCTTCCCCGCTACTTCCAGACCTTGGTTTGGCAGTCGATGCTCGAGTCCACGGCCTCAGAATTCGGTGCTCGAATGAGCGCGATGACCGCCGCCACCGACTCGGCCGGAAAGATGATCCACACTCTCACCCTCAAAGCCAACCGCGAGCGCCAAGCCGCGATCACCAAGGAAATCTTGGAAGTTGTTGGTGGTGCCGAAGCTCTAAACGGCTAA